A genomic region of Rhodococcus pyridinivorans contains the following coding sequences:
- the sucD gene encoding succinate--CoA ligase subunit alpha, translated as MAIFLTKDSKVIVQGITGGEGTKHTALMLKAGTQVVGGVNARKAGTTVSHTDKDGNPVELPVFGSVAEAMKETGADVSIAFVPPAFSKDAIVEAIDAEIPLLVVITEGIPVQDSAYAWAYNVQKGNKTRIIGPNCPGIITPGEALVGITPANIAGKGPVGLVSKSGTLTYQMMFELREYGFSTAIGIGGDPVIGTTHIDAIEAFEKDPETKVIVMIGEIGGDAEERAADYIKANVTKPVVGYVAGFTAPEGKTMGHAGAIVSGSSGTAQAKKDALEAAGVKVGKTPSETAALAREILQSL; from the coding sequence ATGGCAATCTTCCTTACCAAGGATTCCAAGGTCATCGTCCAGGGCATCACCGGCGGCGAGGGCACCAAGCACACCGCGCTCATGCTCAAGGCCGGCACCCAGGTCGTCGGCGGCGTGAACGCCCGCAAGGCCGGCACGACGGTCTCGCACACCGACAAGGACGGCAACCCGGTCGAGCTCCCCGTCTTCGGCTCCGTCGCCGAGGCCATGAAGGAGACCGGCGCCGACGTCTCGATCGCGTTCGTTCCCCCGGCCTTCTCGAAGGACGCCATCGTCGAGGCCATCGACGCGGAGATCCCGCTGCTCGTGGTCATCACCGAGGGCATCCCGGTGCAGGACTCCGCCTACGCTTGGGCGTACAACGTCCAGAAGGGCAACAAGACCCGCATCATCGGCCCCAACTGCCCCGGCATCATCACCCCGGGTGAGGCGCTCGTCGGCATCACCCCGGCGAACATCGCCGGCAAGGGTCCGGTCGGCCTCGTCTCGAAGTCGGGCACCCTGACCTACCAGATGATGTTCGAGCTGCGCGAGTACGGCTTCTCGACCGCCATCGGCATCGGCGGCGACCCGGTCATCGGCACCACCCACATCGATGCCATCGAGGCGTTCGAGAAGGACCCGGAGACCAAGGTCATCGTCATGATCGGCGAGATCGGCGGCGACGCCGAGGAGCGCGCGGCCGATTACATCAAGGCCAACGTGACCAAGCCCGTCGTCGGCTACGTCGCAGGCTTCACCGCTCCCGAGGGCAAGACCATGGGCCACGCCGGCGCCATCGTCTCGGGCTCCTCGGGCACCGCTCAGGCCAAGAAGGACGCTCTCGAGGCGGCTGGCGTGAAGGTCGGCAAGACGCCGTCCGAGACCGCTGCGCTCGCTCGCGAGATCCTGCAGTCGCTCTGA
- the purH gene encoding bifunctional phosphoribosylaminoimidazolecarboxamide formyltransferase/IMP cyclohydrolase has protein sequence MTERKTVRRALVSVYDKSGLVELATGLHAAGVELVSTGSTAKTIADAGVPVTKVEELTGFPECLEGRVKTLHPRVHAGILADTRKQDHLDQIADLGIEAFELVVVNLYPFTQTVASGASPDECVEQIDIGGPSMVRAAAKNHPSVAVVVDPAAYGDVLAAVEGGGFTLEQRKRLAAQAFQHTAAYDVAVASWMNSDYAAPEGDESQFPAWTGATWTRANVLRYGENPHQAAALYVNEAGEPGLAQAEQFHGKEMSYNNYQDADAAWRAAHDHSEPCVAIIKHANPCGIAIADDIATAHRNAHECDPVSAFGGVIAANREVSVEMAEQVAEIFTEVIIAPSYADGAVDVLSRKKNIRILRADSPKSAPVEIRQISGGLLLQERDVLTADGDSTTNWQLACGEAADEATLRDLEFAWRACRAVKSNAILLASGGATVGVGMGQVNRVDSARLAVTRAGDRVAGSVAASDAFFPFADGLQVLTEAGVKAIVQPGGSVRDNEVIEAAREAGVTLYLTGARHFAH, from the coding sequence GTGACCGAACGTAAGACTGTGCGCCGCGCGCTGGTCAGCGTGTACGACAAGAGCGGGCTGGTGGAGCTGGCGACAGGGCTCCACGCGGCAGGTGTCGAGCTGGTCTCGACCGGCTCCACGGCCAAGACCATCGCCGACGCAGGCGTGCCGGTGACGAAGGTCGAGGAACTGACCGGCTTCCCCGAGTGCCTCGAGGGCCGGGTGAAGACCCTGCACCCGCGCGTGCACGCCGGCATCCTCGCCGACACCCGCAAGCAGGACCACCTCGATCAGATCGCCGATCTGGGCATCGAGGCGTTCGAACTCGTCGTCGTGAACCTCTACCCGTTCACGCAGACGGTCGCCTCGGGTGCGAGCCCCGACGAGTGCGTCGAGCAGATCGACATCGGTGGCCCGTCGATGGTGCGTGCCGCGGCGAAGAACCACCCGTCGGTCGCGGTCGTCGTCGACCCGGCCGCCTACGGTGACGTGCTCGCCGCCGTCGAGGGTGGCGGTTTCACCCTCGAGCAGCGAAAGCGTCTTGCCGCGCAGGCGTTCCAGCACACCGCCGCCTACGACGTCGCGGTGGCGAGCTGGATGAACAGCGATTACGCGGCGCCCGAGGGCGACGAGTCGCAGTTCCCGGCGTGGACCGGCGCTACCTGGACCCGCGCGAATGTCCTTCGCTACGGCGAGAACCCGCACCAGGCCGCGGCCCTGTACGTGAACGAGGCCGGTGAGCCGGGGCTCGCGCAGGCCGAGCAGTTCCACGGCAAGGAGATGTCCTACAACAACTACCAGGACGCCGACGCCGCCTGGCGCGCCGCGCACGACCACAGCGAGCCGTGCGTCGCGATCATCAAGCACGCCAATCCGTGTGGCATCGCGATCGCCGACGACATCGCCACCGCGCACCGCAACGCGCACGAGTGCGATCCGGTCTCGGCCTTCGGTGGCGTCATCGCCGCCAACCGTGAGGTGAGCGTCGAGATGGCGGAGCAGGTCGCCGAGATCTTCACCGAGGTGATCATCGCCCCGTCGTACGCCGACGGGGCTGTCGACGTGCTCTCCCGCAAGAAGAACATCCGCATCCTGCGCGCCGATTCGCCGAAGTCGGCTCCGGTCGAGATCCGTCAGATCTCCGGCGGGCTGCTCCTGCAGGAGCGCGACGTGCTCACCGCGGACGGCGACTCCACCACCAACTGGCAGCTCGCGTGCGGCGAGGCAGCCGACGAGGCCACGCTGCGCGATCTCGAATTCGCCTGGCGCGCATGCCGTGCAGTGAAGTCCAACGCGATCCTGCTGGCCTCGGGCGGCGCGACCGTCGGTGTCGGCATGGGTCAGGTCAACCGCGTCGACTCGGCGCGACTCGCCGTCACCCGTGCGGGTGATCGTGTCGCCGGGTCGGTGGCCGCGTCGGATGCCTTCTTCCCGTTCGCCGACGGTCTACAGGTGCTGACCGAGGCCGGCGTGAAGGCGATCGTGCAGCCGGGTGGCTCGGTGCGCGACAACGAGGTCATCGAGGCCGCTCGCGAGGCCGGCGTGACGCTGTACCTCACCGGCGCGCGGCACTTCGCGCACTAG
- a CDS encoding DUF5336 domain-containing protein — MTFPAGASAQSKVVPLLLPLAVAVLGAVNFLLGLTPFVNITFGSQVALTSFDFGFAVVPLAFLLFGGVSAALSLLPGQDLRAVAVAASGVGFVTSLFQLFHLPEDTGIAWGGVTILVLGFLQFALALVALLFGLGILVSGRSGERSSFGSPQSAGQYQGFGTGAGTGQPQGSGSPQIYGPQGYGQPYGSQQGAVGQSQFGAPHPGHQAYPGQQTSGEYSGAQQYSGSQQYGGSQQYPGAQQYGGQQYSGAQQFPGSQQFPGAQQFPGAQQFPGAQQYGGGAQYSGAQQYGAGQQYTGAQPTQQYPVQEPHGAQDSTDHTDTRADGPATRADGTVSDDDTTGTERREETGTTATGDQDATQAFRAPDDQR; from the coding sequence ATGACATTCCCCGCAGGCGCATCCGCCCAGAGCAAGGTGGTGCCGTTGTTGCTGCCACTCGCGGTGGCCGTGCTCGGTGCCGTGAACTTCCTCCTCGGCCTCACGCCCTTCGTGAACATCACCTTCGGCTCGCAGGTGGCGCTCACGTCCTTCGATTTCGGCTTCGCCGTCGTGCCGCTGGCCTTCCTGCTCTTCGGCGGTGTGAGCGCGGCGCTGTCGCTGCTCCCCGGCCAGGACCTGCGTGCGGTGGCCGTCGCGGCGTCGGGCGTCGGTTTCGTGACATCCCTGTTCCAGCTCTTCCATCTGCCCGAGGACACCGGGATCGCGTGGGGCGGCGTGACGATCCTCGTCCTCGGTTTCCTGCAGTTCGCGCTGGCGCTCGTCGCATTGCTGTTCGGCCTCGGCATCCTCGTGTCCGGCCGGTCGGGTGAGCGGAGTTCCTTCGGGTCGCCGCAGAGCGCCGGGCAGTACCAGGGATTCGGGACCGGTGCGGGAACAGGTCAGCCCCAGGGCTCCGGTTCGCCGCAGATTTACGGTCCGCAGGGATACGGCCAGCCCTACGGCTCGCAGCAGGGAGCCGTCGGGCAGTCCCAGTTCGGTGCGCCGCATCCCGGACACCAGGCGTATCCCGGACAGCAGACGTCGGGGGAGTACTCCGGCGCGCAGCAGTATTCGGGGTCGCAGCAGTACGGCGGGTCCCAGCAGTATCCGGGCGCCCAGCAGTACGGCGGGCAGCAGTACAGCGGAGCCCAGCAGTTCCCCGGTTCCCAGCAGTTCCCGGGCGCTCAGCAGTTCCCGGGCGCTCAGCAGTTCCCGGGCGCTCAGCAGTACGGCGGGGGAGCACAGTATTCCGGTGCCCAGCAGTACGGCGCCGGCCAGCAGTACACGGGTGCGCAGCCGACCCAGCAGTACCCGGTCCAGGAACCGCACGGCGCTCAGGACTCGACGGACCACACCGACACCCGGGCGGACGGCCCAGCCACCCGGGCGGACGGCACAGTGTCCGATGACGACACGACGGGCACGGAACGTCGCGAGGAGACCGGGACCACTGCGACCGGCGACCAGGACGCCACGCAGGCCTTCCGCGCACCGGACGACCAGCGGTGA
- the purN gene encoding phosphoribosylglycinamide formyltransferase → MTASRDQLPPTAPARLVVLASGTGSLLRSLLDATRTDGYPATVVAVGVDRECPAEGHAADEGIPSFRVALRDFEDRTAWDRALTDAVAAHEPDLVVSAGFMKILGSAFLERFAGRIINTHPALLPSFPGAHAVADALAYGVKVTGSTVHLVDGGVDTGPILAQESVQVLDDDDEDTLHERIKVVERRLLAEMVAAVATRGVVSDGRKAVIPGDRT, encoded by the coding sequence CTGACTGCCTCGCGTGACCAGCTGCCGCCCACCGCGCCGGCGCGGCTCGTCGTCCTCGCTTCGGGCACGGGCAGCCTCTTGCGTTCGCTGCTCGACGCCACCCGGACCGACGGATATCCCGCGACAGTCGTCGCTGTCGGTGTCGACCGCGAATGCCCCGCCGAAGGGCACGCCGCCGACGAAGGGATCCCCTCGTTCCGCGTCGCGTTGCGCGACTTCGAGGACCGCACCGCGTGGGACCGCGCGCTGACCGACGCGGTCGCCGCCCACGAACCCGACCTCGTGGTGTCCGCAGGCTTCATGAAGATCCTGGGTTCGGCGTTCCTGGAACGGTTCGCCGGCCGCATCATCAACACTCATCCCGCGCTGCTGCCGTCGTTCCCCGGCGCGCACGCCGTCGCCGACGCCCTGGCCTACGGCGTCAAGGTCACCGGTTCGACGGTGCATCTCGTCGACGGGGGAGTCGACACCGGACCGATCCTCGCGCAGGAATCCGTGCAGGTGCTCGACGACGACGACGAGGACACCCTGCACGAGCGCATCAAGGTTGTGGAGCGGCGGCTGCTGGCCGAGATGGTCGCCGCCGTCGCCACCCGTGGAGTTGTTTCCGATGGACGAAAGGCCGTGATCCCCGGTGACCGAACGTAA
- a CDS encoding cell division protein PerM: MTSTLGRSTRHVPTDDDSLDPERFRILLGTAARVPAVTLAVVATIVVTTMVVANSDLTGIYAAIAGTWLALHQVTLTIDGTSLGVLPLLPTAVLVWQAARGCASAADALVENSGYALDRQDVSRITVAVLAGPLLVTAASLIVLQDAASVLPVTPPNAAAALAWVTAIYLAAALIGIGSRVWKPLVRYYSAPDWLVLAFRPALRVLLGMFALGGVAVVAGLLWSWNVVGELLARGDHWTGVLGLTVMSILYLPNVIIGAAAVLAGSTVHFGDIHLSLFEATGGDLPALPVLAAVPSGPAAAFWPVLLAVPATVGALLGRFAAQRTLQAKADGAPVGSADASWTVLAAAAGAGLVTALATWVAGGPLGVFGTVGANWWLAGILVFAWSGLLGIITAQLLVWREGRLAAVALRADTEVDEETSEDAADAAEADDAADAGADGELEAAESETSALEAPVAEDTTAAEREVAEVDGDEAAAVDEGEAAEDDAESLEEDADADDVIDAEVVEVVDEDDAEDDDEPDKEVANKAEKGAD; this comes from the coding sequence ATGACTTCGACGCTCGGCCGGTCCACCCGGCACGTTCCAACCGACGACGACAGCCTGGACCCGGAGCGGTTTCGCATCCTGCTCGGCACCGCGGCCCGCGTTCCGGCGGTGACGCTCGCCGTCGTGGCCACCATCGTGGTGACGACGATGGTCGTCGCCAACAGCGACCTCACCGGCATCTACGCTGCGATCGCCGGCACGTGGCTCGCACTGCACCAGGTGACGCTCACGATCGACGGCACGTCGCTCGGTGTGCTGCCGTTGCTGCCCACCGCGGTCCTGGTGTGGCAGGCGGCGCGCGGGTGTGCGTCCGCGGCCGACGCGCTCGTCGAGAACAGTGGGTACGCCCTCGACCGTCAGGATGTCTCGCGCATCACCGTCGCCGTCCTCGCCGGCCCGCTACTGGTGACCGCGGCGTCGCTGATCGTGCTGCAGGATGCGGCGAGCGTGCTGCCGGTGACGCCTCCGAATGCAGCTGCCGCGCTCGCGTGGGTCACCGCCATCTACCTGGCCGCGGCTCTCATCGGTATCGGCTCCCGTGTGTGGAAGCCGCTGGTGCGCTACTACTCGGCTCCCGATTGGCTCGTGCTCGCCTTCCGTCCGGCACTGCGGGTGCTGCTGGGGATGTTCGCCCTCGGTGGGGTGGCGGTCGTCGCCGGACTGTTGTGGTCGTGGAACGTCGTCGGTGAACTGCTCGCGCGCGGGGATCACTGGACCGGCGTGCTGGGGCTGACGGTGATGTCGATCCTGTACCTGCCCAACGTCATCATCGGTGCCGCGGCCGTTCTGGCGGGCAGCACCGTGCACTTCGGCGACATCCACCTGAGCCTGTTCGAGGCGACGGGCGGTGACCTCCCGGCGCTGCCGGTGCTCGCGGCGGTCCCCTCGGGTCCGGCCGCAGCGTTCTGGCCGGTGCTGCTCGCCGTTCCGGCGACGGTCGGTGCGCTGCTCGGACGTTTCGCCGCGCAGCGAACCCTGCAGGCGAAGGCCGACGGTGCCCCGGTGGGCAGCGCCGACGCTTCATGGACGGTGCTCGCTGCCGCAGCGGGCGCCGGACTCGTCACGGCGCTGGCGACCTGGGTCGCGGGCGGCCCGCTCGGCGTCTTCGGCACGGTCGGCGCCAACTGGTGGCTCGCCGGCATCCTCGTCTTCGCCTGGTCGGGCCTGCTCGGCATCATCACGGCGCAGCTGCTCGTGTGGCGCGAAGGACGATTGGCCGCGGTGGCACTGCGCGCCGACACCGAGGTGGACGAGGAGACCTCGGAGGATGCGGCGGACGCGGCCGAGGCCGACGACGCCGCTGATGCAGGAGCCGACGGAGAACTCGAGGCGGCCGAGAGCGAGACCTCGGCACTCGAAGCTCCTGTGGCCGAGGACACCACCGCCGCCGAGCGCGAGGTCGCAGAAGTCGACGGGGACGAAGCCGCTGCAGTCGACGAGGGCGAGGCTGCCGAGGACGACGCGGAGAGCCTCGAAGAGGATGCGGACGCCGACGACGTCATCGACGCCGAGGTGGTCGAGGTCGTCGACGAGGATGACGCCGAGGACGACGACGAGCCCGACAAGGAGGTCGCGAACAAGGCCGAAAAGGGCGCCGACTAG
- a CDS encoding IMPACT family protein produces MPHTLAPGPDVVVETEVKHSRFLAAVRRVDTADAALAFVDEQRRLYPDARHHCWAFVVGDDPSARAERSSDDGEPGGTAGIPMLQVLHHRDLVNVAVVVTRWFGGIKLGAGGLVRAYSGAVATALDEAPLVERRQQEKFTLAIDHGEAGRVEAELRGRGVAVLDVTYADRVVLTVAGRARSELEGWVASLTSGAGELEPAGVDWIDS; encoded by the coding sequence ATGCCGCACACTCTCGCCCCGGGCCCCGACGTCGTGGTCGAGACGGAGGTGAAGCACTCGCGTTTCCTCGCCGCGGTTCGTCGTGTCGACACGGCCGACGCCGCGCTCGCCTTCGTCGACGAACAACGCCGACTGTATCCCGATGCCCGACACCACTGCTGGGCGTTCGTGGTGGGTGACGACCCGTCGGCGCGTGCCGAGCGGTCGAGCGACGACGGGGAGCCGGGCGGCACGGCCGGCATCCCGATGCTGCAGGTCCTGCACCACCGGGATCTGGTGAACGTCGCGGTGGTGGTAACCCGATGGTTCGGAGGGATCAAGCTCGGCGCGGGCGGGCTGGTGCGCGCGTACTCGGGTGCGGTCGCGACGGCCTTGGACGAGGCGCCCCTCGTCGAGCGCAGGCAGCAGGAGAAGTTCACCCTCGCGATCGATCACGGCGAAGCGGGTCGCGTGGAGGCGGAACTGCGCGGCCGCGGGGTCGCAGTGCTCGACGTGACCTATGCGGACCGGGTGGTCCTCACCGTCGCGGGGCGCGCGCGGAGCGAACTGGAGGGCTGGGTGGCGTCACTGACGTCCGGGGCGGGCGAACTCGAACCCGCGGGAGTCGACTGGATCGACTCCTGA
- the sucC gene encoding ADP-forming succinate--CoA ligase subunit beta, with the protein MDLFEYQAKELFAKHDVPTSAGRVTDTVAGAREIAEEIGKPVMVKAQVKVGGRGKAGGVKYAATADDAQTHAENILGLDIKGHIVKKLLVAEASDIAEEYYISFLLDRTNRTYLAMCSVEGGMEIEEVAATKPERLAKVPVDAVKGVDLAFAREIAEKGHLPAEVLDAAAVTIQKLWEVFVKEDALLVEVNPLVRTPDDQILALDGKVTLDANADFRQPGHAEFEDKDATDPLELKAKENDLNYVKLDGEVGIIGNGAGLVMSTLDVVAYAGEKHGGVKPANFLDIGGGASAAVMAAGLDVILNDAQVKSVFVNVFGGITACDAVANGIVKALEILGDEANKPLVVRLDGNNVDEGRRILAEANHPLVTVVATMDEAADKAAELAFAAK; encoded by the coding sequence ATGGATCTCTTCGAATATCAGGCGAAGGAACTCTTCGCCAAGCATGACGTGCCGACGTCGGCCGGCCGTGTTACCGACACTGTCGCCGGTGCCCGCGAGATCGCGGAGGAAATCGGCAAGCCGGTCATGGTCAAGGCCCAGGTCAAGGTCGGCGGCCGCGGCAAGGCCGGTGGCGTGAAGTACGCCGCCACCGCAGACGACGCGCAGACCCACGCCGAGAACATCCTCGGGCTCGACATCAAGGGTCACATCGTCAAGAAGCTCCTGGTCGCCGAGGCCAGCGACATCGCGGAGGAGTACTACATCTCCTTCCTGCTCGACCGCACCAACCGCACCTACCTGGCGATGTGCTCGGTCGAGGGCGGCATGGAGATCGAAGAGGTCGCCGCCACCAAGCCGGAGCGCCTCGCCAAGGTCCCCGTCGACGCCGTCAAGGGTGTCGACCTCGCGTTCGCGCGCGAGATCGCCGAGAAGGGCCACCTGCCCGCCGAGGTCCTCGACGCCGCAGCCGTGACCATCCAGAAGCTGTGGGAGGTCTTCGTCAAGGAAGACGCTCTTCTCGTGGAGGTCAACCCCCTCGTCCGTACCCCGGACGACCAGATCCTCGCCCTCGACGGCAAGGTCACCCTGGATGCCAACGCCGACTTCCGTCAGCCCGGCCACGCCGAGTTCGAGGACAAGGACGCCACGGATCCCCTCGAGCTCAAGGCCAAGGAGAACGACCTCAACTACGTCAAGCTCGACGGCGAGGTCGGAATCATCGGTAACGGCGCCGGCCTGGTCATGTCGACCCTCGACGTCGTCGCCTACGCAGGCGAGAAGCACGGCGGCGTCAAGCCCGCCAACTTCCTCGACATCGGTGGCGGCGCCTCTGCGGCCGTCATGGCTGCCGGTCTCGACGTCATCCTGAACGACGCTCAGGTCAAGAGCGTGTTCGTCAACGTCTTCGGTGGCATCACCGCGTGCGACGCGGTCGCGAACGGCATCGTCAAGGCCCTCGAGATCCTCGGCGACGAGGCCAACAAGCCGCTGGTCGTCCGCCTCGACGGCAACAACGTCGACGAAGGTCGCCGCATCCTCGCCGAGGCCAACCACCCGCTGGTCACGGTCGTCGCCACCATGGACGAGGCTGCCGACAAGGCGGCCGAACTCGCCTTCGCAGCGAAGTAA
- a CDS encoding M23 family metallopeptidase has product MAMRSGNPSAESRTRRPESAPEDWNAWEAATMDFRNTGPGSEPTYYSDSFGHAVRDDRFAQDRRDESTDVTAPASRGGAHRLPTPPTALKGRAAVFAVAAGAVVAAGQAAANGGPGQNTEHSEVALAAGEADSSIITATAVPQAAQFAPSADAEPSQAPQVLNIADPNDLSQFSNLLAKGQRFSEERAAREAAARRPLFVLPAAGSFTSNFGARWGTLHAGVDIAGPIGTPILAVADGEVIDSGPASGFGMWVRLLHADGTITVYGHIDQSLVTVGQHVMAGDQIATMGNRGFSTGPHLHFEVHLNGVDKIDPVPWLATRGIALGIQRD; this is encoded by the coding sequence ATGGCGATGCGCTCTGGTAACCCGAGTGCCGAGAGCCGAACCCGCCGTCCCGAATCGGCACCCGAAGACTGGAATGCCTGGGAAGCCGCCACGATGGACTTCCGTAACACCGGCCCCGGTTCCGAGCCCACCTACTACTCCGACTCCTTCGGCCACGCCGTCCGCGACGACCGCTTCGCGCAGGATCGTCGCGACGAGAGCACCGACGTCACCGCTCCCGCATCCCGCGGTGGAGCCCATCGACTTCCCACTCCCCCCACTGCCCTCAAGGGCCGCGCCGCAGTCTTCGCGGTCGCCGCAGGCGCCGTGGTCGCCGCGGGCCAGGCCGCAGCCAATGGTGGTCCGGGACAGAACACCGAGCACTCCGAGGTCGCTCTCGCCGCCGGCGAAGCCGATTCCTCGATCATCACGGCCACCGCAGTGCCGCAGGCCGCACAGTTCGCGCCGAGCGCCGACGCCGAGCCGTCGCAGGCCCCGCAGGTGCTCAACATCGCCGACCCGAACGACCTGTCGCAGTTCTCGAATCTCCTGGCCAAGGGCCAGCGATTCAGCGAGGAACGCGCTGCGCGCGAGGCCGCGGCCCGTCGCCCGCTGTTCGTCCTCCCCGCCGCGGGGTCGTTCACCTCGAACTTCGGCGCACGCTGGGGCACCCTCCACGCCGGCGTCGACATCGCAGGCCCCATCGGCACCCCGATCCTCGCGGTCGCCGACGGTGAGGTCATCGATTCCGGCCCGGCTTCCGGCTTCGGCATGTGGGTCCGCCTCCTCCACGCCGACGGCACCATCACCGTGTACGGGCACATCGACCAGTCCCTGGTGACCGTGGGTCAACACGTCATGGCCGGCGACCAGATCGCCACCATGGGCAACCGCGGCTTCTCCACCGGCCCGCACCTGCACTTCGAGGTGCACCTCAACGGCGTCGACAAGATCGATCCCGTCCCGTGGCTCGCCACCCGGGGTATCGCCCTCGGCATCCAGCGCGACTGA